DNA sequence from the Pedobacter schmidteae genome:
AACGCCAGATCGCACCAAACTTATTGCGTTTATTAAAATCGACTGCCGTCGCTGAAGATCTGTTACACGATTTATTTCTGAAGATTTGGGAGAACCGGGCTGATTTGGATCAGGAAAAGTCTTTACGTGCTTATCTTTTCCGGATTGCGCACAATATGGTCATTGATTTTTTCCGCAAAGCGGCAAGGAACAAAACTTATGAGCAGCATTTGGCAGTTAATGCCAACCTGACCTACTCACATATTGAAGAAATGCTGGACGATCATCAAAAAAGAGAGTTTTTGGATCGTGCGCTTGAAACCTTATCGCCCCAAAGCCGATTGGTATTTAAACTATGTAAGCTGGAAGGTAAGTCTTACCATGAGATCAGTGAGTTATTACAAATATCGCCAAATACGGTAAGCAATCACCTGATGAAGGCAACCCGGCACCTCAAATTATACCTTTCCAATTCTGCCCATCTGCCTTATCTTATCACGCTTATTTTAATTTCCCCCTTTTGTATTTAAGCGTGTTCAATTCTTTTAAAAAAAAAATGTAGACGACGTAGTGACTTTTTTGGAGTTGTTCGTATATGTATAAAATCAAAGATTGAAAAAGAATAAAAATATATCGAAGTTGTTTTCTTCCTATCTGGATGATCAGTATACTGAAGCCGATTTAAATGAGATTTTAAAGGCTTTTGATACTGAAACACCGGAGTGGGAACTGGATGATCAGATCAGGATTGAATTGGAAGCGAACAGGGAACCAGATGCAAAGGTTCAGCAGATGATGGATAGGGTAGAGCAGCGTTTGCTGCTGAGCATTAGAAAAGAAGACGTACCTGTGAAGAAAGTTCGTAGCCTGCTGCCCTGGTTTAGCGGGGCTGCAGCTGTGGGACTTTTAATTGGTTTTGCTTGGTGGAGTTGGTTTGGAAATCTGGATCAGCGTATTGTGAAGGACAATATATATGGTTATGCAAATGATGTGTTGCCCGGAGGAAATAGAGCAACCCTGATTCTTTCGGATGGCAGGTCGGTAGAATTGGATAAAGATAAGACGGCTTTGAAAGAGCAGGATGGAACCGAGATTGCCGGTAAAGACGGCTTATTGGTTTATAAGGGATCAACCGGAAATGCTGGCGAAAAGATATTGATGAATACATTGGTTGTACCTAAGGGGGGAAGTTATCAACTCTCTTTGCCTGATGGATCGAAGGTTTGGGTAAATGCATCTTCGGTATTGCGTTTTCCTACCCGTTTTGCCGGGAAAGAAAGAAGGGTGTTTGTTGAAGGAGAGAGCTATTTTGAGGTAGCAAAAAATGCGGATATGCCTTTCCGGGTGCAGATAGGGAAGGCTACTGTGCAGGCCCTTGGGACACAGTTTAACGTGAATTCAACTGATCCACAACGATTAAAGGCTACGCTGGCCGAAGGCTCAATATTGGTTTCATCCCTGGGCAAATCCGTAAAATTGGTACCCGGACAAGAGGCTGTTTTAAGCGCTCCCGGAACTGATTTTCTGGTTCGTAAGGCCGATATGGAGCAGGTTCTGGCCTGGAAGGAGGGCTATTTTTATTTTAAAAACGATCGTTTTGAGCAGATTATGAAAGAAGTGGCCGACTGGTATGGCTTAAAATTACAGTATGAGGGAATTATACCACAATCGTTGTTTACCGGAAGTGTGGACCGCAATGCGAATCTTTCTGAAGTACTGGAGATGCTCAAATCCATCAGTCCGGCCAAATTTAGGATTGAAGGACAAAAACTAATTATTGATTTCAATTAACCAAACCAAACATATAAACTTAAACCCTCAATTATGATGAAATGGAGAAATTAGAGCTAAATTAAACGGAGGTGATTTCGGCACCTCCGTAAAAAATGTGTAAAGCTGAATAACGATAAACAACTTAACTATTCAAAATTATGAATTATTTCCGTCAAGGCAAAAAGCCCTATGGCAGTACTATATATTACCCAATTGTCAACAAAATTATCATAACCATGAAACTGACCTTGTTCCTGGTTTTATTTTTTACTGCCGGCCTTTTGGCTGCAAGTAAAGGACAGGAGATCAATCTTTCTGTAAAGGATTACCCTTTGGAAAAAGTGCTGTCGGAGATTGGTAGGCAGACAAAATTTAAATTTCTTTACAACAATCTATTATTAAGAGAGTCGGGCCCGGTAAGCATTCAGGTAAGGAATGCATCGCTGGACGAGGTATTGCAGGAACTGTTGGTTTCAAGACGGCTGAGCTATAAAAAAATAGCCAGAACCATTACAATTAGCCGTAGTACAGCGAAAGATCAAGTACTGAACGCTCAGGAGGATATCATCGTTTCAGGAACGGTAAGTGATTCAATTGGTGTCCTGTCGGGTGTTTCTGTGGTGGTTAAAGACCGACCGAGATCCGGGACAATGACCGATGCCAATGGGAAATTTACTTTAAAGGCTCCGGCAGATGGTACACTAATTTTTAGATATGTAGGATTTATAGAGCAAAGTA
Encoded proteins:
- a CDS encoding RNA polymerase sigma factor, whose product is MKNMVLTEPMISESELVSRLKQGDEKAFELLYHQYKRQIAPNLLRLLKSTAVAEDLLHDLFLKIWENRADLDQEKSLRAYLFRIAHNMVIDFFRKAARNKTYEQHLAVNANLTYSHIEEMLDDHQKREFLDRALETLSPQSRLVFKLCKLEGKSYHEISELLQISPNTVSNHLMKATRHLKLYLSNSAHLPYLITLILISPFCI
- a CDS encoding FecR family protein translates to MKKNKNISKLFSSYLDDQYTEADLNEILKAFDTETPEWELDDQIRIELEANREPDAKVQQMMDRVEQRLLLSIRKEDVPVKKVRSLLPWFSGAAAVGLLIGFAWWSWFGNLDQRIVKDNIYGYANDVLPGGNRATLILSDGRSVELDKDKTALKEQDGTEIAGKDGLLVYKGSTGNAGEKILMNTLVVPKGGSYQLSLPDGSKVWVNASSVLRFPTRFAGKERRVFVEGESYFEVAKNADMPFRVQIGKATVQALGTQFNVNSTDPQRLKATLAEGSILVSSLGKSVKLVPGQEAVLSAPGTDFLVRKADMEQVLAWKEGYFYFKNDRFEQIMKEVADWYGLKLQYEGIIPQSLFTGSVDRNANLSEVLEMLKSISPAKFRIEGQKLIIDFN